From Oligoflexia bacterium:
CAGTTTTTGTCCCGGGAAATTCTTTTTTCACAAGCTTTATAGCTTCAATTGTTTCAATGGCTGAACCAACGTATTGTTTGTCACCCGTTGCACAGGGAAACACAAGCACATCCCAGTAAATATCTTCTGGCTTAACACCATACTTATTCACCAACAGATCGTATGATTTTTTCGCAATTTCAAGTTTTCGCTCTCGTGTGACACCCATACCTTGTTGAGGGTCATCATCAATTGTGCCCACAACAAGGGCTGCACCAAATTTTTTGGCCATCGGAACAACCAACTCAAAGCGCTCTTCGCCATCTTCTAAATTAATTGAGTTAATAATCGCTTTACCCTGAGAATATGTCAGTGCTCGAGCAATAACCTTTTCATCAGTGCTGTCGATCATGAGGGGCACACGCACCATTTTTGTAACTAGTAATAAAAACTTTTCTATATCCGTAATTTCATCACGGTCAGGATTTGCAAAACATATATCTATGATCTGTGCTCCCTGACGAACTTGTGCACGTGCAATTTCCGCAGCTTCTTCAAATTTATTTTCTTCAATTAATCGTTTAAATTTTCGACTTCCGATCATATTGGTACGTTCGCCAACGATGATGGGCCTTTGATCTTCTGTGATGTCGAGATAGTCAATTCCAGATAAACTAGAAACACGGTTTTGAGGAGGTACACGAGGTTTAAGTTTTTTAGCAATTTCACTTAAAACAGTAATATGCCCGGTGTGAGTTCCACAACATCCACCCAAAAGATTTATCCATCCAGATTCACCAAATCGCTGCAAGATACGACCAATCATCTCGGGCGTTTCAATATATTTTCCGTCTTCATCGGGTAAACCAGCGTTTGGCACACAGGCAACACGTGAATGCGTCAGAGCTGAGAGAGATCGAATATGATCTGTCATAAATTCTGGGCCCGTCGCACAATTCAAACCAATATATAAAAGATCTAAATGCGCCAGTGATGCTTGAAGCGCTTCAATTGATTGCCCCGCAAGCATGGTACCCATTGGTTCAATGGTTACTGAAACAGCGATTGGCAATCTCTCACTCTCAGGCACTTCATTCATAAGCTTATCGATTGCAATGAGTGCTGCCTTTACGTTGCGCGTATCTTGACATGTCTCGAGTAAGAAATAATCAACGCCACCTTCATAGAGAGATTTTGCTTGAGCGTAGAAATTATCTGAAAGATCTTCGAAGGAAATTCCACCCGTAACGGATATGGCTTTAGTCGTGGGGCCAATTGATCCAGCAACAAATCGTGGTTTTTCTGGTGTTGAGAATTTATCACAAGCTTTTCTGGCCAATGTTGCAGCTGTAAAATTAATCAAGTGGGCCTGAGGTGTAAGATTATATTCCCCCAAAACAAAAGGTGTGCCGCCAAAAGTATTGGTTTCGATAATGTCAGCACCTGCTTTTAAATAATTTTCATGAATAGATTGAATTACATCAGGGCGCGTGATGACGAGATTCTCATTGCAGCCCTCTAATTCTGGACCACCAAAATCTGCGTCAGTTAGGTTTTTATCTTGTATAGCTGTACCCATAGCGCCATCGAGTACTAAAATCCGATGCGCCAGAGCATCTTTGAGCTCTTTAACTCTTTGATTACGTGTCATAAACCCTTATACTGATAGCTGAATTCGCTATTATTGCCCACTAAAAAAGGATGCGCGCCATCGAAAAGAAAACACGAATTTTAGTGGTTGATGACGAAACAAGTAATGTGGAACTCATGACTGAGGCTCTCGAACGAGAGGGTTATCATGTTGCCTCGGCTAATACAGGCGAAGATGGGTTACACAAACTCAAGGCTTGGTCACCCCAACTTGTTCTACTAGACATCAATATGCCTGGCATGAGTGGCCTTAAAACTTTAGAGCAAATCCGAAAAATGCCTGACCACGATTACATTGCGGTCATTTTCGTTTCTGCAAATCTCACAACTGAAGACATTGTGGTTGGCCTGGATCAAGGTGCAGATGATTACCTTGTTAAACCGTTTCGCATTGCCGAATTACTTGCGCGGGTAAGATCAAAAATCAGAATTAAAAATCTTCATGACCAGCTACATCGAGCAATGAAGCGTTTAGAGGGAATGGTCGACACTGACGACCTAACAGGGCTTTTTAATATGCGCTCGCTCTATCAAAAATTAGATGTGGAGCTTTTACGAGCGAAGCGTTATCGCAAGCAAATTTCTTGCATCATGATGGATGTGGATAACTTCAAAAACGTAAACGATGATAATGATCATCTCTTTGGAAGTTGGGTTTTAACGGAAATTGCAAAAATTATTCGCTCTAACACAAGAGCTATTGATATTGCTGCGCGCTATGGGGGCGATGAGTATTTACTCATATTACCCGAGACAGATCTTCCAGGTGCAGAGCGCCTTGCAGAAAGAATTCGAAAGACCATCGAAGCCACCGTCTTTTCACAAGAAAAACAACGAGCCGAGCTTACAGCTAGTTTTGGTATAGCAAGTTTTGATTGTACAAAAAAAGAAATTCCATCT
This genomic window contains:
- a CDS encoding diguanylate cyclase; amino-acid sequence: MRAIEKKTRILVVDDETSNVELMTEALEREGYHVASANTGEDGLHKLKAWSPQLVLLDINMPGMSGLKTLEQIRKMPDHDYIAVIFVSANLTTEDIVVGLDQGADDYLVKPFRIAELLARVRSKIRIKNLHDQLHRAMKRLEGMVDTDDLTGLFNMRSLYQKLDVELLRAKRYRKQISCIMMDVDNFKNVNDDNDHLFGSWVLTEIAKIIRSNTRAIDIAARYGGDEYLLILPETDLPGAERLAERIRKTIEATVFSQEKQRAELTASFGIASFDCTKKEIPSKEFVRAADQLLFEAKKAGRNCLKTKTLT